The following coding sequences are from one Pseudoalteromonas aliena SW19 window:
- a CDS encoding EAL domain-containing protein, with product MAGFKKLILIQLISWLLCVVAGTYFISAQFDSAVSDAQINAQNTITKYIDNSSFNDEAAQNLKNALADGKTFSRFTLRDFQGAEVFTINSPARLPVFAQFIESVFNSVRPQFAVNTAADIKVEFTINIQHLGEQLQTSFFIVFFMSAILVIIPVILMKSIFYRLNRNISMTIADVIDIYINQNQASNDLKIALDGSKLQKLGKDLVPSFNRLSYFLKSKNDDIQNAALSIKQEAYKDVITALGNRNMFVEYYEKNIENVEQSTFGSLAMIRCSELQIINQTRGYQKGDEYVKAVADIVKHISGTYTGSQVFRLNSSDFAVVLPHVPLKEAERFGENLQSRFTQYQQNQELSSVANTGIVGYEKGKPLGELLSIVDNAMSMAQSKQVNAWHVQRETDLINNVSAGFGNQNWRKVINEVIESKRVHLVMQNIMPLGKNSKAYAEIQVRFKTEENQTLPTASFLAMAEKLDMAIDIDKLIIDSSLEKIKTRNLSEKNFGLNVTASSAHNDQFVIWLERRLLKDTHIASKLIFEVSEFGLQQNIKASKRFIDMVHRVGARITVERFGVGLTSFKFFRDLKPDFIKMDASYTRGLEDDKNNQYFMRLMVDLAHRIGVSVFAEGVESQEEKHIVETLLLDGVQGYYIEKPKDM from the coding sequence ATGGCCGGCTTTAAAAAACTTATTCTTATACAACTTATCTCTTGGCTATTATGCGTAGTTGCAGGAACTTACTTTATATCCGCTCAGTTTGATAGCGCAGTAAGCGACGCACAAATAAATGCGCAAAATACAATAACGAAATATATTGATAATTCTTCTTTTAATGACGAAGCCGCCCAAAATTTAAAAAACGCGCTTGCCGATGGTAAAACATTCTCACGCTTTACGTTAAGAGACTTCCAAGGGGCTGAAGTATTCACTATAAACTCCCCTGCTCGCCTCCCTGTGTTTGCTCAGTTTATAGAGTCTGTTTTTAATTCTGTACGACCACAGTTTGCAGTTAATACCGCAGCCGATATTAAAGTTGAATTTACAATTAATATTCAGCATCTTGGCGAACAACTGCAAACATCGTTTTTTATTGTGTTTTTTATGTCTGCTATTTTAGTCATTATTCCTGTTATTTTAATGAAATCTATTTTTTATCGTTTGAATAGAAATATCAGTATGACTATTGCCGATGTCATCGATATTTATATCAACCAAAACCAAGCAAGTAACGATTTAAAAATTGCATTAGACGGCTCTAAATTGCAAAAGCTAGGTAAAGATCTCGTGCCGAGCTTTAACCGTTTGTCCTACTTTTTAAAGTCAAAAAATGACGACATTCAAAATGCTGCATTAAGTATTAAACAAGAAGCGTATAAAGATGTAATTACGGCACTTGGCAACCGCAATATGTTTGTTGAGTATTACGAAAAAAATATTGAAAACGTAGAACAAAGTACATTCGGATCACTCGCAATGATCCGCTGTAGCGAACTGCAAATTATAAATCAAACACGTGGCTACCAAAAAGGCGACGAATACGTCAAAGCTGTTGCAGATATAGTTAAACACATAAGTGGCACTTATACAGGCAGCCAAGTGTTTCGATTAAATAGTTCTGATTTTGCTGTCGTACTGCCTCATGTGCCTTTGAAAGAAGCTGAGCGCTTTGGCGAAAACTTACAGTCTCGTTTTACGCAGTATCAACAAAACCAAGAACTAAGCTCAGTAGCTAACACGGGAATTGTGGGCTACGAAAAAGGCAAACCGTTAGGCGAGCTGCTTTCGATTGTTGATAACGCCATGAGTATGGCGCAATCAAAACAAGTAAATGCATGGCACGTTCAACGCGAAACCGACTTAATTAACAATGTAAGTGCAGGTTTTGGTAATCAAAACTGGCGTAAAGTAATTAACGAAGTTATTGAATCCAAGCGCGTTCATTTAGTTATGCAAAACATTATGCCTTTAGGTAAAAACAGTAAAGCCTATGCCGAAATTCAAGTTCGCTTTAAAACCGAAGAAAACCAAACGCTTCCTACCGCTTCGTTTTTAGCAATGGCCGAAAAGCTTGATATGGCCATAGATATAGATAAGTTAATTATTGATTCTTCACTTGAGAAAATAAAAACTCGCAACCTTTCTGAAAAAAACTTTGGGCTGAATGTAACCGCCTCAAGTGCGCATAATGATCAATTTGTCATTTGGTTAGAGCGACGCTTGCTAAAAGATACGCACATTGCGTCAAAACTTATTTTTGAAGTGAGTGAATTTGGTTTACAACAAAATATTAAAGCCAGTAAACGCTTTATTGATATGGTACATCGAGTTGGTGCTCGTATTACTGTTGAACGCTTTGGTGTTGGTTTAACCTCATTTAAATTTTTCCGTGATTTAAAGCCTGACTTTATTAAAATGGATGCAAGCTACACTCGTGGTTTAGAAGATGACAAAAACAATCAATACTTTATGCGACTTATGGTCGACTTAGCACACAGAATAGGTGTTAGCGTGTTTGCAGAAGGTGTTGAAAGTCAAGAAGAAAAGCATATTGTTGAGACTCTTCTTTTAGATGGTGTACAAGGCTATTACATAGAAAAACCTAAAGATATGTAA
- the rsxA gene encoding electron transport complex subunit RsxA, which produces MTEYVLLLIGTVLVNNFVLVQFLGLCPFMGVSGKLDTAIGMSLATTFVLTLASVTSYLVNQYILIPLDIEFLRTMSFILVIAVVVQFTEMVVRKTSPTLYRLLGIFLPLITTNCAVLGVALLNIKEDHSFLQSAVYGFGAAVGFSLVLVLFAALRERLAAADVPTPFKGASIAMITAGLMSMAFMGFTGLVKF; this is translated from the coding sequence ATGACTGAATATGTCTTGTTATTGATTGGTACTGTTCTGGTTAATAACTTTGTATTAGTACAATTTTTAGGCTTATGTCCTTTTATGGGCGTATCAGGGAAACTTGATACGGCTATTGGTATGTCTTTGGCGACTACTTTTGTGCTTACGCTCGCCTCTGTTACCAGCTATTTAGTAAATCAGTATATTTTAATTCCACTCGACATCGAGTTTTTGCGCACAATGAGCTTTATTTTAGTGATTGCCGTTGTGGTGCAATTTACCGAAATGGTGGTACGTAAAACGAGCCCAACTCTGTATCGCTTATTAGGAATATTTTTACCGCTAATAACCACTAACTGTGCTGTATTAGGTGTCGCCTTATTAAATATCAAAGAAGATCACTCATTTTTACAATCGGCAGTGTATGGTTTTGGCGCTGCGGTTGGCTTTTCGTTGGTGCTGGTATTATTTGCAGCATTACGTGAGCGTTTAGCAGCAGCTGACGTACCCACCCCTTTTAAAGGCGCCTCTATTGCCATGATAACCGCAGGCTTAATGTCGATGGCGTTTATGGGCTTTACCGGATTAGTGAAATTTTAA
- the rsxB gene encoding electron transport complex subunit RsxB, whose product MTLFYALIALGSLALVFGLILGFAAIRFRVESNPIVEQIDTILPQTQCGQCGYPGCRPYAEAIANGDEINKCPPGGEATMKKLAGLMGVDEKPLAGGEQAEPIKTVAYIREDECIGCTKCIQACPVDAILGATRQMHTVLIDECTGCDLCVEPCPVDCIDMLPVAETKQNWKWQLDAIPVTQID is encoded by the coding sequence ATGACCTTGTTTTATGCCTTAATTGCGCTTGGCTCACTAGCGCTGGTTTTTGGGTTGATTTTAGGATTTGCTGCGATAAGATTTCGCGTAGAGAGCAATCCCATTGTTGAGCAAATAGACACCATTTTACCGCAAACCCAGTGCGGACAATGTGGCTACCCTGGTTGTCGTCCCTATGCAGAAGCAATTGCAAATGGTGATGAAATAAATAAATGCCCACCTGGCGGCGAAGCAACCATGAAAAAGCTTGCAGGCTTAATGGGTGTTGATGAAAAACCACTTGCCGGCGGCGAACAAGCAGAGCCAATAAAAACAGTAGCCTACATTCGCGAAGACGAATGTATTGGCTGTACTAAGTGTATTCAGGCTTGCCCTGTTGACGCTATTTTAGGCGCTACTCGCCAAATGCACACGGTATTAATTGATGAATGTACCGGCTGCGATTTATGTGTTGAGCCCTGCCCTGTAGATTGCATTGATATGCTGCCTGTAGCCGAAACTAAACAAAACTGGAAATGGCAGCTAGATGCTATTCCAGTTACACAAATAGATTAG
- the rsxC gene encoding electron transport complex subunit RsxC, whose protein sequence is MDKLLEQIKKGVVWPFSGGIHPPQQKSLSNSASITRLPLPDKLVVALKQHIGANGKLLVEKGQHVLKGQALTAPTANWSVPVHAPSSGIITDIAPQPSAHPSALPELSVVIEPDGKDEWVALNPINNPTTLSHDELVNIIHQAGISGMGGAGFPTYIKADTKQPIEFLIVNAVECEPYITADDTLMREHAIEVIQGLELMQQLLNPTLCIVGIEDNKPEAIIAMSKAAEHNEKIIVQTVPTIYPSGGEKQLIKLLTNREVPSAGIPADIGVLVHNTGTLFAVQQAVYEGKPLIERVVTVTGNTIHKPGNVWALLGTEIKHLLDCQGFSPVPQQRVVMGGPMMGFTLPTVRIGVVKTTNCILAPDHKELAEPGPEKACIRCSACADACPASLLPQQLQWFAKSKEYDKLQEHNLFDCIECGACAYVCPSEIPLVQYYRVAKMEIKEQQADKIKADRAKERFDARKERLDREQEERQNRHKRKPAAKSADEKQKVADALARVKSKSDNGDEKSAVAAAIARAKAKKLGDQSAELEPDNSEVAKERALRKEQARKYKDQKSQTDESAVSETPQSDAPVDDKKAAVAAAIARAKAKKAAQANEATEPAESEVPQTDTPVDDKKAAVAAAIARAKAKKAAKALEDAEPTVSEAPQTDAPVDDKKAAVAAAIARAKAKKAAKALEDAEPVVSETPQSEAPVDDKKAAVAAAIARAKAKKAAKALENAEPAISEAPQTDAPVDDKKAAVAAAIARAKAKKAAKALQDAETPSAPDNTDNSSSSIDANVPKSSDDKKKAAVAAAIARAKAKKLQKEGNDQS, encoded by the coding sequence GTGGATAAGTTACTTGAACAAATAAAAAAAGGGGTTGTTTGGCCATTTTCTGGCGGCATACACCCACCACAACAAAAATCACTCTCTAATAGTGCGAGCATTACGCGCCTACCATTGCCCGATAAGCTCGTAGTGGCGCTAAAGCAACACATAGGCGCAAACGGTAAGTTACTTGTCGAAAAAGGCCAACATGTACTTAAAGGCCAAGCTTTAACGGCTCCTACTGCAAACTGGTCAGTACCTGTGCATGCACCAAGTTCGGGTATTATTACTGACATAGCTCCACAGCCTTCGGCGCACCCTTCTGCATTACCAGAGCTAAGTGTTGTTATTGAACCAGATGGTAAAGATGAATGGGTGGCACTTAACCCAATTAATAATCCAACAACGCTGAGTCACGACGAATTAGTAAATATAATTCATCAAGCAGGCATTAGCGGTATGGGCGGCGCAGGTTTTCCTACCTATATAAAAGCTGACACAAAGCAACCGATTGAGTTTTTGATTGTTAATGCGGTTGAGTGTGAACCCTATATTACAGCCGACGACACCTTAATGCGTGAGCATGCAATTGAGGTCATTCAAGGCCTGGAACTCATGCAACAGTTGCTAAACCCAACGCTATGTATTGTAGGCATTGAAGATAACAAACCCGAAGCTATCATAGCGATGAGTAAGGCGGCTGAGCATAACGAAAAAATAATTGTGCAAACGGTCCCGACTATTTACCCATCGGGCGGTGAAAAACAACTTATTAAGTTACTCACTAATCGTGAAGTGCCAAGCGCCGGCATACCGGCTGACATTGGCGTACTTGTACACAACACAGGTACATTGTTTGCCGTGCAGCAAGCTGTGTACGAAGGTAAGCCACTCATTGAACGAGTAGTGACTGTTACGGGTAATACTATTCATAAACCAGGTAATGTGTGGGCTTTATTAGGCACTGAAATAAAACACTTACTTGATTGCCAAGGTTTTTCACCTGTACCACAGCAACGCGTTGTTATGGGCGGCCCGATGATGGGCTTTACTCTGCCCACAGTCCGTATTGGCGTTGTAAAAACAACTAACTGCATACTAGCGCCTGATCATAAAGAACTTGCAGAGCCTGGCCCTGAAAAAGCCTGTATTCGCTGTAGTGCGTGTGCTGATGCTTGCCCTGCCTCTTTATTACCGCAACAATTACAATGGTTTGCTAAATCAAAAGAATACGACAAACTCCAGGAACACAATTTATTTGATTGTATTGAATGTGGTGCATGTGCCTATGTTTGCCCAAGTGAAATCCCACTTGTGCAATACTACCGTGTCGCCAAAATGGAAATAAAAGAACAACAGGCTGATAAAATTAAAGCCGATCGCGCAAAAGAGCGTTTTGATGCACGTAAAGAGCGCTTAGATCGCGAGCAAGAAGAAAGGCAAAACCGTCATAAACGCAAGCCTGCGGCTAAATCAGCTGACGAGAAACAAAAAGTGGCTGATGCGCTAGCCCGCGTTAAAAGTAAATCAGATAATGGCGATGAAAAATCGGCTGTTGCTGCCGCTATCGCCCGTGCTAAAGCTAAAAAACTCGGCGATCAATCAGCTGAGTTAGAGCCTGATAATAGTGAAGTCGCAAAAGAACGCGCACTTCGTAAAGAACAAGCGCGAAAATATAAAGATCAAAAATCTCAAACAGATGAATCAGCCGTGAGTGAAACGCCACAAAGCGATGCACCAGTTGATGACAAAAAAGCCGCCGTTGCCGCTGCTATTGCCCGCGCTAAAGCTAAAAAAGCAGCGCAAGCAAATGAAGCTACTGAGCCTGCTGAGAGTGAAGTGCCGCAAACTGATACGCCAGTTGATGATAAAAAAGCTGCGGTAGCCGCTGCTATTGCTCGCGCCAAAGCCAAAAAGGCGGCCAAAGCATTAGAAGACGCAGAGCCAACCGTGAGTGAAGCACCACAAACTGATGCGCCAGTTGATGACAAAAAAGCAGCCGTTGCCGCTGCGATTGCACGCGCCAAAGCCAAAAAGGCGGCCAAAGCATTAGAAGACGCCGAACCAGTCGTTAGTGAAACGCCACAAAGCGAAGCGCCAGTTGATGACAAAAAAGCAGCCGTTGCCGCTGCTATTGCACGCGCCAAAGCGAAAAAAGCAGCTAAAGCATTAGAAAATGCAGAGCCTGCCATTAGTGAAGCGCCGCAAACCGACGCACCAGTTGATGACAAAAAAGCAGCCGTTGCCGCTGCGATTGCCCGTGCCAAAGCCAAAAAGGCGGCTAAAGCACTTCAAGACGCAGAAACACCAAGCGCACCCGATAATACTGACAATTCATCTAGCTCTATTGACGCTAACGTACCTAAATCAAGCGACGATAAGAAAAAAGCAGCTGTTGCTGCCGCTATTGCCCGAGCAAAAGCCAAAAAGTTACAAAAAGAAGGAAATGATCAGTCATGA
- the rsxD gene encoding electron transport complex subunit RsxD gives MKLTMASSPHNHSHKSLTRLMLTVIAACIPGLIAQVVFFGTGVLIQLVLALTAVTVFEAAIMFLRKRPIWPALSDGSAWLTAVLLALSIPPLAPWWIIIIGCLFSIVIVKQLYGGLGFNLFNPAMAAYVLLLVSFPVQMTSWLPVTDLLNNPIGFTEQLRIIFTDFTSLGYSLDQVRAGIDGITMATPLDTIKTDIGHGLTVTESMQKSLFNEWAGLGWVWVNLGFLAGGLYLLKEKVINWHIPVSFIASLAMCSAIGYIAAPGTEPGTIFHLLSGATMMGAFFIATDPVSAATTNKGRLIYGALIGLLVYLIRTFGGFPDAVAFAVLLLNIAVPLIDYYTQPRTYGHGAVK, from the coding sequence ATGAAATTAACCATGGCCAGTTCGCCGCATAATCACAGTCATAAATCGTTAACGCGATTAATGCTCACCGTTATAGCTGCGTGTATTCCTGGACTCATTGCTCAAGTTGTATTTTTTGGCACTGGCGTGCTCATTCAGTTAGTACTGGCATTAACTGCAGTAACGGTTTTTGAAGCGGCCATAATGTTTTTGCGTAAGCGCCCTATTTGGCCTGCATTAAGTGATGGCAGTGCGTGGCTAACCGCTGTGTTATTAGCGTTAAGCATTCCGCCTTTAGCCCCGTGGTGGATAATTATTATTGGTTGCTTATTTTCTATTGTTATCGTTAAACAATTATATGGCGGCTTAGGGTTTAACTTATTTAACCCTGCAATGGCAGCCTATGTACTGTTATTAGTCTCATTTCCGGTGCAAATGACCTCATGGTTACCAGTGACTGATTTATTAAATAACCCGATTGGATTTACTGAACAACTGCGCATAATATTTACCGACTTCACCTCTCTTGGTTACAGCTTAGACCAAGTCCGTGCAGGTATTGATGGCATCACGATGGCAACACCTCTTGATACTATTAAAACCGATATTGGCCACGGCTTAACGGTGACCGAAAGCATGCAAAAATCATTATTTAATGAATGGGCAGGCCTTGGCTGGGTGTGGGTTAATTTAGGCTTTTTAGCCGGTGGTTTATACCTACTTAAAGAAAAAGTCATTAACTGGCATATCCCAGTGAGCTTTATTGCAAGCTTAGCTATGTGCAGCGCCATTGGTTATATTGCAGCGCCAGGAACTGAGCCTGGTACAATATTTCACTTATTAAGTGGTGCCACTATGATGGGGGCATTCTTTATTGCGACCGATCCTGTCTCAGCCGCAACAACTAATAAAGGTCGTTTAATTTACGGTGCTTTAATTGGTCTACTTGTGTATTTAATTCGTACTTTTGGTGGTTTTCCGGATGCCGTTGCGTTTGCAGTGCTGTTATTAAACATTGCAGTGCCATTGATTGACTACTACACGCAACCACGTACTTATGGGCATGGAGCAGTAAAATGA
- the rsxG gene encoding electron transport complex subunit RsxG, producing MIISSMAKNGAILTAFALVTTGLVASINALTADKIAEQEQLHLTSQLQEVLDPSTYDNALSTDCVIISDERLGPYANQIIYRARKNNKPVALVVRHVTPSGYSGDINLLTAVLSDGTIAGVRTTKHEETPGLGDKVEVKKSSWITTFKSLTVQSENDARWAVKKDGGQFDQFTGATITPRAVVGSVKNAVLFAQSEFDAIFAAPNATCAEVTK from the coding sequence ATGATTATTTCATCTATGGCTAAAAATGGCGCTATTTTAACCGCATTTGCCCTTGTAACCACGGGGCTCGTTGCGTCAATTAATGCATTAACAGCCGATAAAATTGCCGAACAAGAGCAATTACATCTGACGTCTCAATTGCAAGAAGTGCTTGACCCGAGTACTTACGATAACGCGCTTTCAACCGATTGCGTTATTATTTCAGATGAACGGTTAGGCCCTTATGCTAATCAAATAATTTATCGCGCCCGCAAAAATAACAAACCCGTTGCCCTTGTTGTAAGGCATGTCACGCCAAGTGGTTACAGTGGTGACATTAACTTGCTAACGGCCGTTTTAAGTGATGGTACTATTGCAGGCGTGCGCACCACTAAACACGAAGAAACCCCTGGTTTAGGTGATAAGGTAGAAGTTAAAAAATCCTCTTGGATCACCACCTTTAAAAGTTTAACAGTGCAAAGCGAAAACGATGCTCGCTGGGCTGTTAAAAAAGACGGGGGACAATTTGATCAGTTCACAGGAGCCACCATTACGCCTCGTGCAGTGGTTGGCTCAGTAAAAAACGCAGTACTGTTCGCACAGAGTGAATTTGATGCTATTTTTGCGGCACCTAACGCCACATGTGCAGAGGTAACTAAATGA
- a CDS encoding electron transport complex subunit E, whose protein sequence is MSELKTLYKEGVWVNNPALVQLLGLCPLLAVTSTITNALGLGLATLLVLVGSNVSVSIVRNWVPKDIRIPVFVMIIAGFVTIVQLLMNAYTFGLYQSLGIFIPLIVTNCAIIGRAEAYASKNPIHLSAFDGLMMGLGFMIVLVVLGAMRELIGQGTLFDSADLLLGPWAQSLRIEVFSFDNQFLLAILPPGAFLGLGLLIAAKNVIDAQIKSKQIAPPEAEKGPRARVTSLT, encoded by the coding sequence ATGAGCGAATTAAAAACATTATATAAAGAAGGTGTATGGGTAAACAACCCTGCCCTAGTGCAGCTGTTAGGCCTGTGCCCGCTGCTAGCTGTTACTTCTACAATCACTAACGCATTGGGCCTAGGGCTTGCAACACTGCTTGTTTTAGTCGGCTCTAACGTAAGCGTATCAATCGTAAGAAACTGGGTACCAAAAGATATTCGTATTCCGGTGTTTGTCATGATCATCGCAGGCTTTGTAACCATAGTGCAGTTACTCATGAACGCCTATACATTTGGGCTTTACCAATCATTAGGGATTTTCATTCCGTTGATTGTTACTAACTGCGCCATTATTGGCCGTGCTGAAGCCTACGCATCTAAAAACCCAATTCACCTATCAGCCTTTGATGGCTTAATGATGGGCTTGGGCTTTATGATTGTGCTGGTCGTTTTAGGTGCTATGCGTGAACTAATTGGCCAAGGTACGTTATTCGACAGCGCCGATTTATTACTAGGCCCGTGGGCACAAAGCTTACGCATTGAAGTATTTAGCTTTGATAACCAATTTTTACTCGCCATTTTGCCACCCGGCGCATTTTTAGGCCTAGGGCTGCTTATTGCGGCTAAAAACGTAATAGACGCACAAATAAAATCAAAACAAATCGCACCGCCAGAGGCTGAAAAAGGCCCTCGTGCACGTGTTACTAGTTTAACTTAA
- the nth gene encoding endonuclease III: MNKEKRHQILSRLRDNNPHPETELEYSSPFELLVAVTLSAQATDVGVNKATRKLFPVANTPQAILDIGHDTLRDYIKTIGLFNSKAANVYKMCQILVDEHNSIVPENREALEALPGVGRKTANVVLNTAFGWPVIAVDTHIFRVSNRTKLAMGKDVVAVEQKLEKVVPAEFKVDVHHWLILHGRYTCVARKPKCGSCIIEDLCEFKDKTE; this comes from the coding sequence ATGAATAAAGAAAAACGTCACCAAATACTGTCTCGCTTACGCGATAACAACCCACACCCAGAAACCGAGCTTGAATATTCAAGCCCGTTCGAATTACTGGTAGCCGTAACACTTTCAGCACAAGCAACCGATGTCGGTGTTAATAAAGCAACCCGAAAACTATTTCCTGTTGCCAATACACCACAAGCCATTTTAGATATAGGCCACGACACACTGCGTGATTATATAAAAACAATCGGTTTATTTAATTCAAAAGCGGCCAACGTGTATAAAATGTGCCAAATATTGGTAGATGAACATAACAGCATCGTGCCAGAAAATCGTGAAGCCCTAGAAGCCCTTCCAGGCGTTGGCCGTAAAACAGCTAATGTTGTACTCAATACCGCCTTTGGCTGGCCTGTAATAGCCGTGGATACACATATATTTCGTGTTTCTAATCGTACCAAGCTTGCTATGGGTAAAGATGTTGTCGCCGTAGAACAAAAGCTTGAAAAAGTAGTGCCTGCTGAATTTAAAGTAGACGTGCATCATTGGCTAATATTACATGGGCGTTATACCTGCGTAGCACGTAAACCAAAATGCGGCAGCTGTATTATTGAAGACTTATGTGAGTTCAAAGATAAGACTGAGTAG
- a CDS encoding M23 family metallopeptidase, producing the protein MKKFVVSSLLIPISLAACSKPVVDCTVFPDLENSVYLLPYEVGTTRSVYAATEHYRASNNGVGTFAIDFVMPIGTKIVASREGEVVSVREVFEDGNNKDLEENYIFIQHDDGSVARYFHLTENGSFVSKGDKVKAGDIIGLSGNTGQSGGPHLHFDVQKCGPNLPPNYNVLPCGQTIPITFKNTHTHSCGLKSGSEYKAFKYDDKRGKL; encoded by the coding sequence ATGAAAAAATTTGTTGTAAGCTCGTTATTAATCCCTATTTCTTTAGCTGCTTGCTCAAAGCCGGTGGTCGATTGCACTGTATTTCCAGATCTAGAAAATTCAGTCTATTTGTTACCTTACGAAGTGGGCACCACAAGAAGTGTTTATGCTGCTACAGAGCATTATCGCGCCTCGAATAATGGGGTAGGTACTTTTGCAATAGATTTTGTAATGCCTATTGGTACTAAAATAGTTGCATCTAGAGAGGGTGAAGTCGTAAGTGTTCGAGAGGTTTTTGAAGATGGAAATAATAAAGATTTGGAAGAAAATTATATCTTTATTCAACATGATGATGGCTCAGTAGCAAGATATTTCCACCTTACAGAAAATGGCTCCTTTGTATCAAAAGGAGATAAAGTAAAAGCGGGAGATATTATAGGGTTAAGTGGTAATACCGGACAAAGTGGGGGCCCTCACTTGCACTTTGATGTTCAAAAGTGTGGACCAAATTTACCACCCAATTATAATGTCCTTCCTTGTGGTCAAACTATTCCAATTACTTTTAAGAATACACATACTCATTCTTGTGGATTAAAGAGCGGATCGGAATACAAAGCGTTTAAATATGATGATAAAAGGGGAAAACTCTAA